In Streptococcus oralis, a single window of DNA contains:
- a CDS encoding VOC family protein: MASKMLHTCLRVENLEKSIAFYQDAFGFKELRRRDFPDHAFTIVYLGLEGDDYELELTYNYDHGPYVVGDGFAHIALSTPDLEALHQEHSNKGYEVTEPKGLPGNPPNYYFVKDPDGYKVEVIREK, translated from the coding sequence ATGGCTTCAAAAATGCTACACACTTGCTTGCGAGTAGAAAACCTTGAAAAATCAATCGCTTTTTATCAAGATGCTTTTGGATTTAAAGAATTGCGTCGCAGAGATTTTCCAGATCATGCTTTCACCATTGTCTACCTAGGACTTGAGGGGGATGACTATGAGTTGGAGTTGACTTATAACTATGATCACGGTCCTTATGTGGTAGGAGATGGCTTTGCCCATATTGCCCTCAGTACACCTGACCTTGAGGCACTTCATCAAGAACACAGCAACAAAGGCTATGAGGTTACAGAGCCCAAAGGCCTACCAGGTAACCCACCAAACTATTACTTTGTCAAGGATCCTGATGGCTACAAGGTCGAAGTCATTCGTGAAAAATAA
- the rplT gene encoding 50S ribosomal protein L20 — MARVKGGVVSRKRRKRILKLAKGYYGAKHILFRTAKEQVMNSYYYAYRDRRQKKRDFRKLWITRINAAARLNGLSYSQLMHGLKLAEIEVNRKMLADLAVNDAAAFTALADAAKAKLGK; from the coding sequence ATGGCACGTGTTAAAGGTGGCGTTGTATCACGCAAACGTCGTAAACGTATTCTTAAATTAGCAAAAGGTTACTATGGAGCTAAACACATCTTGTTCCGTACTGCAAAAGAACAAGTAATGAACTCTTACTACTATGCATACCGTGACCGTCGTCAGAAAAAACGTGACTTCCGTAAATTGTGGATCACTCGTATCAATGCGGCAGCTCGTTTGAACGGACTTTCATACTCACAATTGATGCATGGTTTGAAATTGGCTGAAATCGAAGTTAACCGTAAAATGCTTGCTGACTTGGCTGTTAACGATGCAGCAGCTTTCACAGCTCTTGCAGATGCAGCTAAAGCAAAACTTGGTAAATAA
- a CDS encoding helix-hairpin-helix domain-containing protein, whose translation MEAIIEKIKEYKIIVICAILGLALGGFFLLKPTSQTPVKEKNLQAEVSAVSKDSSSEKEVKKEEKEESAEQDLITVDVKGAVKSPGIYDLPVGSRVHDAVQKAGGLTEEADSKSLNLAQKVSDEALVYVPTKGEEAASQQAASGTTPSTSKEKKVNLNKASLEELKQVKGLGGKRAQDIIDHREANGKFKSVDELKKVSGIGAKTIEKLKDYVTVD comes from the coding sequence ATGGAAGCAATTATCGAGAAAATCAAAGAGTATAAAATCATTGTCATTTGTGCTATTTTAGGTTTGGCCTTGGGCGGATTTTTCCTACTAAAGCCAACTTCACAAACACCCGTCAAAGAAAAGAATTTGCAAGCTGAAGTCTCGGCCGTTTCAAAGGATTCATCGTCTGAAAAGGAAGTCAAGAAGGAAGAAAAGGAAGAGTCTGCTGAACAAGATCTGATCACAGTGGATGTCAAAGGTGCTGTTAAATCGCCAGGGATTTATGATTTACCAGTAGGGAGTCGTGTTCATGATGCTGTTCAGAAAGCTGGTGGATTGACAGAGGAAGCAGATAGTAAGTCGCTTAATCTCGCTCAGAAAGTCAGTGACGAGGCTCTTGTCTATGTTCCAACTAAGGGAGAAGAAGCGGCTAGTCAGCAGGCTGCCTCTGGAACGACTCCTTCGACAAGTAAAGAAAAGAAGGTCAATCTCAATAAAGCTAGTCTGGAAGAACTAAAGCAGGTCAAAGGCTTGGGAGGAAAACGAGCTCAGGATATTATCGACCATCGTGAGGCAAATGGCAAATTCAAGTCGGTAGATGAATTAAAGAAGGTCTCTGGCATTGGCGCTAAGACCATAGAAAAGCTAAAAGATTATGTCACAGTGGATTAA
- a CDS encoding molecular chaperone HscC, which yields MIVGIDLGTTNSLVGVYQDGQVKLIPNAFGEYLTPSVVALDDNDEIIVGKIAKERLVTHPDKTVSQFKRFMGTKHELTLGNRAYKAEELSSFIIRKLVDDAETYLGEKVEEVIVSVPAYFNDAQRYATKLAGKFAGVQIDRIINEPSAAALAKRSMVNQEDQSFIVVDFGGGTLDISVVELFDNIVEIVSIAGDNRLGGEDFTSAIAEEFLVSNQLTKDSISREFYSKILVQAEKTKLELNSKEEVKMTVLDQDQEYTLDLSYQRFYELCQPLLARVKAVLDRALMDARYSYVSSDNFVLVGGTSKLRLVQDFLSYCINQVVQVSDDPDRMIARGCALLAGIKERKGEIRDLLLSDICPFTLGIEIVGDRFSPIIERNSTLPASRIEQYYTAELGQSQVKIKVYQGEMMKASQNLFLGELEVPVPVNTRVNESFTVRFTYDLNGILDVEVKIDSTQEVFSHVILQDSVTLTEKEIKAKQAELTRYKINAQETEVYRFLIEKANRVYSMLLGRRRDELMAETRRFEEEVSQASVYHLPKLYQSFSNYLDFLERGL from the coding sequence ATGATAGTAGGTATTGATTTAGGAACGACTAATTCTTTAGTAGGGGTTTATCAAGATGGCCAGGTCAAGCTGATTCCCAATGCTTTTGGTGAGTATTTGACTCCATCTGTTGTGGCTTTAGATGACAATGATGAGATTATAGTTGGAAAAATTGCCAAGGAACGCTTGGTGACCCACCCAGATAAGACGGTTTCTCAGTTCAAGCGTTTTATGGGGACCAAGCATGAGTTGACGCTAGGAAATCGAGCATATAAAGCTGAAGAATTAAGCTCCTTTATCATTCGAAAGTTGGTAGACGATGCAGAGACCTATCTTGGAGAAAAGGTTGAGGAAGTGATTGTCAGTGTACCAGCCTATTTCAACGATGCTCAACGCTATGCGACCAAACTAGCAGGGAAATTTGCAGGTGTTCAGATTGATCGGATTATCAATGAACCTTCCGCAGCAGCTCTTGCTAAAAGATCTATGGTAAACCAAGAAGATCAATCCTTTATTGTAGTCGATTTTGGTGGTGGGACTCTAGACATTTCAGTTGTAGAGCTTTTTGATAATATCGTCGAAATCGTCTCGATCGCAGGGGACAATCGTTTGGGAGGAGAAGATTTTACTTCGGCTATTGCTGAGGAATTTTTAGTCTCCAATCAATTAACCAAGGATTCGATTTCCCGAGAATTTTATAGCAAAATTCTGGTACAGGCTGAAAAGACTAAGCTAGAACTCAATAGTAAAGAAGAAGTGAAGATGACAGTTCTGGACCAAGATCAGGAATACACTCTAGACTTGAGCTACCAACGCTTTTATGAGCTTTGTCAACCTCTGCTAGCCCGTGTTAAGGCTGTTTTGGACCGTGCCTTAATGGATGCACGCTATAGCTATGTATCATCAGATAACTTTGTTCTTGTTGGGGGGACTTCGAAACTCCGCTTGGTTCAGGACTTTTTATCCTACTGTATCAATCAAGTGGTGCAGGTTTCGGATGATCCTGATCGGATGATTGCGAGAGGTTGTGCCCTTTTAGCTGGAATAAAAGAACGGAAGGGTGAGATACGTGATTTGTTGCTGTCTGATATTTGTCCTTTTACACTGGGGATTGAGATAGTTGGAGACCGTTTTTCGCCGATTATTGAGCGAAATTCTACCCTACCTGCTTCACGCATCGAGCAGTACTATACGGCTGAATTGGGACAGAGCCAAGTCAAGATAAAGGTCTATCAAGGTGAGATGATGAAGGCATCACAAAACCTGTTCCTAGGAGAATTAGAAGTTCCCGTCCCTGTGAATACTAGAGTAAATGAAAGTTTCACAGTTCGATTTACCTATGATTTAAATGGAATTTTGGATGTCGAAGTGAAAATTGATTCAACACAGGAAGTCTTTAGTCATGTTATTCTCCAAGATAGTGTTACTCTGACAGAAAAGGAAATCAAGGCTAAGCAAGCAGAGTTGACTCGCTATAAGATCAATGCTCAAGAAACAGAGGTTTATCGTTTCTTGATTGAAAAAGCGAATCGCGTGTACAGTATGCTCTTGGGGAGAAGAAGAGATGAGCTAATGGCTGAAACTAGACGATTTGAAGAAGAGGTCAGTCAAGCATCTGTGTATCATTTGCCAAAACTCTATCAATCATTTTCAAACTATCTAGACTTCCTAGAGCGAGGACTGTAA
- a CDS encoding GNAT family N-acetyltransferase: protein MESIFVKFAQYPSIETERLLLRPVTLDDAEAMFEYASDRENTRYTFPTNQSLEETKNNIAQFYLANPLGRWGIELKSNGQFIGTIDLHKIDPILKKAAIGYIINQKYWNQGLTTEANRAVIELAFEKIGMHKLTALHDKDNPASGKVMEKSGMRFSHEEPYARMDNKEPGRIVTRVHYVLTKEDYFANK, encoded by the coding sequence ATGGAATCAATATTTGTGAAATTTGCCCAGTATCCATCTATAGAAACGGAGCGTTTGTTGCTCCGACCTGTAACCTTGGACGATGCAGAAGCTATGTTTGAGTATGCCTCAGACAGAGAAAATACACGCTACACTTTTCCAACAAATCAAAGCTTAGAAGAAACCAAGAACAACATTGCTCAGTTCTACTTGGCTAATCCCTTGGGACGCTGGGGGATCGAGCTAAAAAGCAATGGTCAGTTTATTGGAACCATTGACTTGCACAAGATTGATCCTATTCTTAAGAAGGCAGCTATTGGTTACATTATCAACCAAAAGTATTGGAATCAAGGATTGACGACAGAAGCCAATCGTGCCGTGATTGAGCTGGCTTTTGAGAAGATTGGAATGCACAAGTTGACTGCCCTTCATGACAAAGACAATCCCGCATCAGGAAAGGTCATGGAGAAATCAGGTATGCGCTTTTCCCACGAAGAACCCTATGCCAGAATGGATAATAAAGAACCAGGACGAATCGTTACAAGAGTTCATTATGTCTTGACCAAGGAAGACTATTTTGCAAATAAATAA
- the ald gene encoding alanine dehydrogenase — protein sequence MLIGIPKEIKNNENRVALTPAGVHSLVSRGHRVLIETNAGLGSGFTDSDYQKQGAEIVATAAEAWAAELVVKVKEPLASEYGYLRDDLLLFTYLHMAAAPELAEAMLAAKTTGIAYETVRDNQGQLPLLVPMSEVAGRMAVQIGAHFLTKQAGGSGVLLGGVPGVPKGKVTIIGGGVVGTHATRIALGLGAQVTILDISAKRLSVLEEVFGNQIQTLMSNSFNIEASVRDADVVIGAVLIPGAKAPKLVTEEMVKQMRPGSVIVDVAVDQGGVIETADRVTTHDEPVYEKHGVLHYAVANIPGAVARTSTIALTNVTLPYIEALAGKGFAQAIAEDEGLRQGVTTYQGYLTSLPVAQGLAKEHTSIDELV from the coding sequence ATGTTAATCGGAATTCCAAAAGAAATTAAAAATAACGAAAACCGCGTTGCCCTCACTCCTGCTGGCGTCCACAGTTTAGTCAGCCGTGGACATCGCGTCCTCATCGAAACAAATGCTGGTCTCGGTTCAGGATTTACTGATTCGGACTATCAAAAGCAAGGAGCTGAGATTGTCGCTACTGCTGCTGAAGCCTGGGCTGCCGAGTTAGTCGTGAAAGTAAAAGAGCCACTAGCTTCTGAATATGGTTATCTGCGCGACGATCTTCTTCTCTTCACCTACTTGCACATGGCCGCTGCGCCAGAATTAGCAGAAGCTATGTTAGCAGCCAAAACAACAGGAATTGCCTATGAAACTGTTCGTGACAATCAAGGACAACTACCGCTCCTCGTTCCTATGAGTGAGGTTGCAGGTCGTATGGCTGTTCAAATCGGAGCCCACTTCCTTACTAAGCAAGCTGGTGGCTCTGGTGTTCTACTTGGTGGTGTACCAGGTGTTCCAAAAGGAAAAGTAACCATCATCGGTGGTGGTGTCGTCGGTACACATGCTACCCGCATCGCCCTTGGTCTTGGTGCTCAAGTGACTATTTTAGATATCAGTGCGAAGCGTCTCTCAGTTCTAGAAGAAGTCTTTGGAAACCAAATCCAAACTCTTATGTCTAATTCATTCAACATCGAAGCAAGTGTGAGAGATGCTGATGTGGTGATTGGTGCAGTTCTCATCCCTGGTGCCAAAGCACCAAAATTGGTGACAGAAGAGATGGTCAAACAAATGCGTCCAGGCTCTGTCATTGTTGACGTTGCCGTTGACCAAGGTGGCGTTATCGAGACAGCTGACCGTGTGACAACACACGATGAACCCGTCTATGAAAAACACGGTGTTCTCCACTATGCCGTTGCCAATATCCCTGGTGCGGTTGCCCGTACTTCAACCATCGCCCTAACCAATGTCACTCTTCCTTATATCGAAGCTCTTGCTGGCAAAGGATTCGCACAAGCAATTGCTGAAGATGAGGGCTTGCGTCAAGGTGTGACCACTTATCAAGGTTACTTAACTAGCCTCCCAGTTGCTCAAGGCCTCGCTAAAGAGCACACGTCTATCGACGAACTTGTTTAA
- the rpmI gene encoding 50S ribosomal protein L35, with product MPKQKTHRASAKRFKRTGSGGLKRFRAYTSHRFHGKTKKQRRHLRKASMVHSGDFKRIKAMLTRLK from the coding sequence ATGCCAAAACAAAAAACACACCGCGCATCAGCTAAACGTTTCAAACGTACAGGTTCTGGTGGACTTAAACGTTTCCGTGCTTACACTTCTCACCGTTTCCACGGAAAAACTAAGAAACAACGTCGTCATCTTCGTAAAGCATCTATGGTGCATTCAGGAGATTTCAAACGTATCAAAGCAATGCTTACTCGCTTGAAATAA
- a CDS encoding DNA internalization-related competence protein ComEC/Rec2 — translation MSQWIKNFPIPLIYLSFLLLWLYYAIFGVSYLALLGFVFLLFCLFFQFPWKSAGKVLAICGVFGFWFLFQNWQQTQASQNLVDSVERVRILPDTIKVNGDSLSFRGKADGRTFQVYYKLQSEEEKELFQALTDLHEIELEGKVSDPEGQRNFGGFDYQAYLKTQGIYQTLTIKSIQSLKQVSSWNIGENLSSLRRKAVVWIKMHFPDPMRNYMTGLLFGHLDTDFEEMNELYSSLGIIHLFALSGMQVGFFMDAFKKLLLRLGLTQEKLKWLTYPFSLIYAGLTGFSASVIRSLLQKLLAQHGVKGLDNFALTVLVLFIIMPNFFLTAGGVLSCAYAFILTMTSKEDDGLKAVAGESLVISLGILPILSFYFAEFQPWSILLTFVFSFLFDVVFLPLLSILFILSFIYPVTQFNFVFEWLENIIRLVSQLASRPLVFGQPNAWLLILLLVSLALVYDMRKNIKRLAGFSLFIVGLFFLTKHPLENEITMLDVGQGESIFLRDMTGKTILIDVGGKAESDKKIEAWQEKSTTSNAQRTLIPYLKSRGVDKIDQLILTNTDKEHIGDLLEVTKAFHVGEILVSKGSLTQKEFVSELEASQTKVRSVTAGENLPIFGSYLELLSPRQIGDGDRDGSLILYGKLLDKHFLFTGNLKEKGEKDLLKQYPDLEVDVLKAGQHGAKTSSNSAFLEQLKPEFTLISVGKNNRAKLPHQETLTRLESIKSKIYRTDQQGAIRFKGWNSWRIETVR, via the coding sequence ATGTCACAGTGGATTAAGAATTTCCCTATCCCCCTAATCTATCTGAGCTTTCTGTTACTCTGGCTTTACTATGCCATTTTTGGAGTGTCCTATCTCGCACTGCTAGGTTTTGTTTTTTTGCTCTTCTGCCTCTTTTTCCAATTTCCATGGAAATCTGCTGGAAAAGTTTTAGCGATTTGTGGAGTTTTTGGATTTTGGTTTTTGTTTCAAAATTGGCAACAGACACAAGCAAGTCAAAACCTAGTAGATTCTGTTGAAAGGGTACGGATTTTGCCTGACACTATTAAGGTCAATGGAGACAGTCTGTCCTTTCGGGGCAAGGCTGACGGCCGTACCTTCCAAGTTTACTATAAACTCCAGTCTGAGGAGGAAAAAGAGCTCTTTCAAGCCTTAACAGATCTTCACGAGATAGAGCTAGAAGGGAAAGTTTCAGATCCTGAAGGGCAGAGAAATTTTGGTGGATTTGACTACCAAGCCTATCTAAAGACCCAGGGGATTTATCAGACACTGACTATCAAGAGCATCCAGTCACTTAAACAGGTTAGCAGTTGGAATATAGGAGAAAATCTGTCCAGTTTACGTCGAAAGGCTGTAGTTTGGATTAAGATGCACTTTCCAGATCCTATGCGCAACTATATGACAGGTCTTCTTTTCGGACATCTAGATACTGATTTTGAGGAGATGAATGAGCTCTATTCCAGTCTTGGAATTATCCATCTCTTTGCTCTGTCGGGTATGCAGGTGGGTTTCTTTATGGATGCCTTTAAGAAACTCCTCTTGCGATTGGGCTTGACCCAAGAGAAGTTGAAGTGGCTAACTTATCCCTTTTCTCTTATCTATGCAGGTCTGACAGGATTTTCAGCATCTGTTATTCGCAGTCTCTTGCAAAAGTTACTAGCCCAACATGGTGTTAAGGGTTTGGATAATTTTGCCCTAACGGTCCTTGTCCTCTTTATCATCATGCCTAACTTTTTCCTAACTGCAGGAGGGGTCTTATCCTGCGCTTACGCTTTTATCTTGACCATGACTAGTAAAGAAGACGATGGGCTCAAGGCTGTTGCTGGAGAAAGTCTGGTCATTTCCTTGGGAATATTGCCCATTTTATCCTTTTATTTTGCAGAATTTCAGCCTTGGTCTATTCTTTTGACCTTTGTCTTTTCCTTTCTGTTTGATGTGGTCTTCTTACCGCTTTTGTCCATCTTATTCATTCTGTCTTTTATTTACCCAGTCACTCAGTTTAACTTTGTCTTTGAGTGGTTGGAGAACATCATTCGCTTGGTATCGCAGCTGGCAAGTAGGCCCCTGGTCTTTGGTCAACCCAACGCATGGCTGTTGATTCTACTGTTAGTTTCATTAGCCTTAGTCTATGACATGAGGAAAAACATTAAAAGACTAGCAGGATTTAGTCTCTTTATTGTGGGTCTCTTTTTCCTGACCAAGCATCCGCTGGAAAATGAAATCACTATGTTGGATGTGGGGCAAGGAGAAAGTATTTTCCTACGGGATATGACTGGTAAAACTATTCTCATAGATGTAGGTGGTAAGGCAGAATCTGATAAGAAAATCGAGGCTTGGCAAGAAAAGTCGACGACCAGCAATGCCCAGCGTACCTTGATTCCCTATCTAAAAAGTCGAGGAGTAGACAAGATTGACCAGCTGATTTTGACAAATACAGATAAGGAGCATATTGGCGATTTGCTGGAGGTGACCAAGGCTTTCCATGTCGGGGAGATTTTAGTATCAAAAGGAAGTTTGACACAGAAGGAATTTGTATCAGAACTAGAAGCAAGCCAAACCAAGGTACGCAGTGTGACAGCAGGGGAAAACTTGCCGATTTTTGGCAGTTACTTAGAACTTCTATCTCCAAGGCAGATTGGAGATGGGGATCGTGATGGTTCCCTGATTCTTTATGGGAAACTTTTGGATAAGCACTTTCTCTTCACAGGAAATTTGAAAGAGAAGGGAGAGAAGGATCTTCTAAAGCAATACCCTGACTTAGAGGTGGATGTCCTGAAAGCAGGTCAACATGGTGCTAAAACATCATCCAATTCAGCTTTCCTAGAACAGCTCAAACCGGAGTTCACTCTCATCTCAGTTGGAAAAAACAATCGTGCGAAACTCCCCCATCAGGAAACCTTGACACGACTGGAAAGTATCAAGAGTAAGATTTACCGAACTGACCAGCAAGGGGCTATTCGCTTTAAAGGATGGAATAGTTGGCGAATTGAAACGGTTCGATAA
- the infC gene encoding translation initiation factor IF-3 — MKTIAKQDLFINDEIRVREVRLIGLEGEQLGIKPLSEAQALADSANVDLVLIQPQAKPPVAKIMDYGKFKFEYQKKQKEQRKKQSVVTVKEVRLSPTIDKGDFDTKLRNARKFLEKGNKVKVSIRFKGRMITHKEIGAKVLAEFAEATQDIAIIEQRAKMDGRQMFMQLAPATDKK, encoded by the coding sequence GTGAAAACCATAGCAAAGCAAGACTTATTCATCAATGATGAAATTCGTGTACGTGAAGTTCGCTTGATCGGTCTTGAGGGAGAACAGCTAGGCATCAAGCCACTCAGTGAAGCGCAAGCATTAGCTGATAGTGCAAATGTTGACTTAGTATTGATCCAACCCCAAGCAAAGCCACCTGTTGCTAAAATTATGGACTACGGTAAGTTCAAATTTGAGTATCAGAAAAAGCAAAAAGAACAACGTAAAAAACAAAGTGTTGTTACTGTGAAAGAAGTTCGTCTGAGTCCAACTATTGACAAGGGTGACTTTGACACAAAACTTCGCAATGCACGCAAGTTCCTTGAAAAAGGAAATAAAGTTAAGGTATCCATTCGCTTTAAAGGGCGTATGATCACCCATAAAGAGATTGGTGCAAAAGTTTTAGCCGAGTTTGCTGAAGCAACACAAGATATTGCGATCATCGAACAACGAGCTAAGATGGATGGACGCCAAATGTTCATGCAGTTGGCGCCAGCAACTGACAAAAAATAA
- a CDS encoding J domain-containing protein codes for MNIWETLGIEPTTDVKLIRRRYAELVRLYHPEDQPEIYQEIVEAYQKALTYARSRNTRPENSLRKASDSQEATELEEKANGKPNSSLNFENLTEETKTENEESETSSLDFSDYQQSTDKTSNSFNFETFKAEEDEQKSTLDFSDYDEEVQLNGDSEERAKNTLNFETFGDEENRGQEETTRSTLDFSGYNEETYLIRNAIESIVKNDDYSPEEQEHLWRQFFHQYQYDMDIVQSVLEEMDVYIFNKPEQFSILIPLLEDYIPDFKYWGYYYKLKYWKVKRDIAEEEGSSLESAHEATEEFYYSYQLCQEILQDSNKANQLNSWIEFFKHPYLSFMVLDQVNQNRQIIKSVPVLTYILEKNRQVIFEEDYPLLNDLVDYLDEVKGELGENVDFSHYSLDNPDEVEAAFYELLHARYEDEYKLLRDWQYLFESVKDHTLLLDLLEKVDVYPLTNAKVLALVLQFVERYSDEESNPYLKKLHFWKSIHSYPSVVEEYALDKKENFDYWYNEGYLYMDKLTKSDEDINDWEKWRSYFKGRPRILTILLQQIYKEYHRFTDGELLRYVLAPFPTSKMAPQMMTEETDQKLEEMTTYAYELSHPKARLSYLDWKKRQVFKNKFLQIFFGLFTIVSLLVSIIERPGYNSWVHAGMFSLFYVYMLKLRKTPIEEGVTARGEKRKFYYSPHPWFLLILLLTLVIPSLPFGLIGALMFITFFSFIDGFQVSQGLKWDYSLEKLIPIGIFLSAGFLSALVNRNQIISGVAMMYFHIFAILVICLSFTRFSPGFPPSLKKIFIPAILGILLFQTLPYIHSRLDNFDPTILRNETLAITVILLLNGIALSYFTKEQGFMIGVKKVFMIYGLQIFIFLRRLFRILFAPNSVFGNNYHYKDLLLMNSEFTFYFLEGLFVLIMLFLIRNIRKENRKSAA; via the coding sequence ATGAATATATGGGAAACTTTAGGGATAGAGCCAACGACTGACGTCAAGCTTATTAGAAGGCGTTATGCTGAACTGGTTCGGCTCTATCACCCAGAAGACCAACCAGAAATTTACCAAGAAATTGTTGAAGCGTACCAAAAAGCCTTGACTTATGCGAGGTCTAGAAATACAAGACCAGAAAATAGTCTAAGAAAAGCGAGTGACTCTCAAGAAGCTACTGAACTTGAAGAAAAGGCGAATGGAAAGCCTAACTCAAGTCTCAACTTTGAAAACTTGACTGAAGAAACGAAGACTGAGAACGAAGAGTCTGAAACATCTAGTCTTGATTTCAGTGATTATCAGCAATCAACTGATAAAACAAGCAATTCCTTTAACTTTGAAACCTTTAAAGCAGAAGAGGATGAGCAAAAGTCCACCCTTGACTTTAGTGACTATGATGAGGAAGTTCAGCTAAATGGAGATTCTGAAGAAAGAGCTAAGAATACCCTCAACTTTGAAACGTTTGGTGACGAAGAGAACCGTGGGCAAGAAGAAACAACAAGGTCTACTCTTGACTTTAGCGGTTATAATGAAGAAACTTATCTGATCCGAAATGCGATTGAAAGTATTGTTAAAAATGATGATTACAGTCCAGAAGAACAAGAGCATCTATGGCGTCAGTTCTTTCATCAGTATCAATATGATATGGACATTGTTCAATCCGTTTTAGAGGAAATGGATGTTTATATTTTTAACAAACCGGAGCAATTCTCTATCCTTATTCCCTTGCTGGAAGACTATATACCTGACTTTAAGTACTGGGGCTATTACTATAAACTGAAGTATTGGAAAGTTAAAAGAGATATAGCAGAAGAGGAAGGCAGTTCGCTTGAAAGCGCCCATGAAGCCACTGAAGAATTCTATTATTCTTATCAACTTTGCCAAGAAATTCTCCAAGATTCTAACAAAGCAAATCAATTGAACTCTTGGATAGAGTTTTTCAAGCACCCCTATCTGAGCTTTATGGTCTTAGATCAAGTAAATCAAAATCGTCAGATAATCAAGAGTGTGCCAGTTTTAACCTATATTCTTGAAAAAAACCGACAAGTCATATTTGAAGAGGATTATCCACTCTTGAATGACTTGGTTGATTACTTAGACGAAGTAAAAGGGGAGCTGGGAGAAAACGTTGACTTTAGTCACTACTCTCTAGATAATCCAGATGAAGTTGAGGCAGCCTTCTATGAGTTGCTCCATGCTCGCTATGAAGACGAGTACAAACTGTTACGTGATTGGCAATATCTTTTTGAATCAGTCAAAGATCACACGCTCCTACTTGATTTGTTAGAAAAGGTGGACGTCTATCCTTTAACCAATGCGAAAGTGTTAGCTCTCGTTCTCCAATTTGTGGAACGTTACAGTGATGAGGAATCAAATCCTTACCTGAAAAAACTTCATTTCTGGAAGAGTATCCATTCTTATCCTTCAGTGGTAGAGGAGTACGCACTAGATAAAAAAGAAAATTTTGATTACTGGTACAATGAAGGTTATCTCTATATGGATAAGCTCACGAAGAGCGATGAAGATATCAATGATTGGGAGAAGTGGAGAAGCTACTTTAAAGGAAGACCACGCATTCTAACGATTTTGCTTCAACAGATCTATAAGGAGTACCATCGGTTTACAGACGGCGAGCTCCTGAGATATGTTTTAGCTCCTTTTCCTACTTCTAAAATGGCTCCCCAAATGATGACGGAGGAGACAGACCAGAAACTAGAAGAGATGACGACTTATGCCTATGAACTTAGTCATCCAAAGGCCAGACTCTCTTATTTGGATTGGAAAAAAAGACAGGTCTTTAAAAATAAGTTTCTTCAGATTTTCTTTGGCCTCTTTACGATTGTGAGTTTGCTAGTCAGTATTATAGAGCGACCTGGTTATAATTCATGGGTTCATGCGGGTATGTTTTCACTCTTTTACGTCTATATGCTAAAATTAAGGAAAACACCGATTGAGGAAGGAGTGACTGCTAGAGGAGAAAAACGGAAATTCTACTACAGCCCCCATCCATGGTTCCTACTAATCTTGCTATTGACCCTCGTCATTCCATCCTTACCGTTTGGCCTCATCGGTGCCCTTATGTTTATTACATTTTTCAGCTTCATCGATGGTTTCCAAGTAAGTCAGGGGTTGAAGTGGGATTATTCTTTGGAGAAGCTGATTCCTATCGGTATCTTTCTTTCTGCTGGCTTCTTATCCGCTTTGGTAAATCGAAACCAGATCATTTCCGGAGTTGCAATGATGTACTTCCATATTTTTGCAATCCTTGTGATTTGCTTGTCTTTTACACGATTTAGTCCCGGATTTCCACCATCTCTGAAGAAAATTTTCATACCAGCAATCTTGGGAATCTTACTCTTTCAAACGTTGCCTTACATTCACAGCCGTTTAGATAACTTTGATCCAACTATTCTACGAAATGAAACTCTGGCCATAACGGTTATTCTCTTGTTAAATGGAATTGCCTTGTCTTATTTTACAAAGGAACAAGGCTTCATGATTGGTGTGAAGAAGGTCTTTATGATTTATGGATTGCAGATCTTTATTTTCCTAAGAAGACTGTTCCGAATCCTATTTGCACCAAATTCAGTTTTCGGTAATAACTATCATTACAAAGACTTACTACTCATGAACAGCGAATTTACGTTCTACTTCCTCGAAGGACTTTTTGTCCTGATCATGCTTTTCCTTATTCGCAATATACGCAAGGAAAATCGTAAAAGTGCTGCTTAG